DNA from Nitrospira sp.:
TGTCGATGTCGAACTCGACATCATCGACGTTCAACTCCAGCACGATGATGTTGGGATCGACTCCGTACGAACGAAACAGGTGACCGGTCAACGTGCGGATGTAGTCGCCCATTTTGATCCGCGAGAGATCGCTGGATCGATGCAGGGTCTCGTGGAGCAGCGCGATCGACGTGATGCGGACCTGGCATTCCCGGAACAGCTGGTTGACCAAGGGGTCCTTGATGGAGGCCGATTGCAGGTTCAGCAGGCTGGAGATGACCTGCAGATTGTTTTTGACCCGATGGTGGACTTCGCGCAACAGACTTTCCTTCTCCTTCAACATGCGGCGGAGCTGGTCTTCCATATCCTTTCGTTCGGTCAGGTCCATGCATGTGCCGATGTAGCCGCAGAAGCGCCCGCTTTCGTCGAAGAGCGGCACCCCGGTGTCCATGATCCACCGATATTCGCCGTCGTGTCGCCGCAGCCGATACTCCAGGAAAAACGGCTGCTCCGACTTGAACGCCTCCAGATAGGACGTCCGACAACGATCCAGGTCGTCGTGGTGAATGCCGGTGAACCAATTGTCGCCGATCTCCTCCTGCACGGTGCGCCCGGTGAATTCCAGCCAGCGTTTGTTGATGAAGGTGATATGGGTATCGGGCCCGGCCATCCACACCATGACCGGAGCCGTATCCGCCATCATGCGAAAGCGGGCTTCGCTGTCCCGCAGGGCCGCTTCGATGCGCTTCTTCTCCGTGACATCGCGCGCGATGGCCGACGCGCCCATGACGCTGCCGTCCGGATCTTTCACCGGTGAAATCGTCAATGACACATCGATCCGGTCCCCCTTCTTCCGGCGCTGCACCGTCTCCACGTTGCGCACATGTTCGCCGTTGGCGATACGGTCCAGCATGGCCGGCACTTCGTCCAACCGGTTCGGCGGGCAAAGCAGAGAAATCGACCGCCCGATGACTTCCTCCGCGCGATACCCATAAACGCGTTCCGCCCCTCTGTTCCAACTTTGAATCATGCCGTTCAAGGTCATCCCGACGATCGCGTCATCGGAGGATTTGACGATGGCGACCAATTCGGACACCGCCTCTGCACGCAGCTCCTCGAGTTCCTGATTGGCGGCGGCCAGATCGGCCGTGCGTTCCTGAACCTGTTGCTCGATGTCTTCATTGATGCGCAACAACTCGGCTTCGTCATGCTGCCGGCGCAAACACAACAACGCCGTCACCCAAATCACCATGAGGGCGAATGCTCGATTCATCACCACGACCCACGTTACCGTCAACAGCGGACTGCGAAAGAGGTCGAGCACGGTCACCAGGGACGCCAGGGCCGCCACCCAAAACGTCACGCGTGGGTGGGGAATACGAGAGGCGATCAAGACCGGCACCACGTACAGGGTCGTGATGGTCAATCCCAGCGGCAGCCACCAGTCGATGGCACCGATCACGGCGATCAAGGCCACCGCCATCCCCAACACCGGGTAACTGCTGCGTGTCATGCCGAGAAAAAAAGAGGATGGTATTGGCATGGTTTTAACGACGAATTTCCTCCGCCCTATCTACGTAGAAGCAATCCCCATGCCCTCATGGTCGATTGCAGCCCATCGATCGGGGTGTCACCCCACAAAGGCTATCAGGCCAAGGCCGGTCTTCGAAGGGCACCGGGCGATTCGATCGCCTTCACGCTGGACTGTACATTGCCGCATCTGCTTCGTTCAGACTTGAACGGCCAGTCGGATCACGGTTTATCGTTGTCATGACGACCGCCCGCTGTTGCGAATTGACCGTTCCTTGAACCAGACGATGCTGCACAGGCCCTCTTGGCGCCTGCCACAGGTAAACGGCAGGCGCCGTGCCGGATCGAGACAAGCAGGGACGGGTATCGGAACAACACAGGATGTGGAATCGTCGAAGGTGAGAAGCGGTGAATAGTCCGGCGGCCAGTGACAAGGCCGCCAGGACATGTGAACCGACCGGCTGCCGGTTAATGTTTGCGATAGAACGCGGCGATCGTCTGCACCACGTACTGCAGCTGCTCGTCCGTCAGTTCGGCATAGATCGGAAGCGAGAGCACTTCTTCGGCGGCCAGCTCCGACTGCGGAAACGCGCCCTTTTGATAGCCGAGGTCCCGATAACAGTTCTGCATGTGCAGCGGGAGCGGGTAATACACTTCCGTCCCCACCCCATTGTCTTTCAGGAAAGTTCGCAGCTCATCTCGCTTCCGGACACGAAGCGTGAATTGATTGAAGACGTGGAAGTTGCCGGCGTCCACGCTCGGTAGGGTCACGCGCTCCAGCAACTTCGCCTCCGTGAACAACTGCGCATAACGCGAGGCATTCCGCCGGCGGCCTTCCGCCCACTGATCCAGCCGCTTCAGTTTCACCGACAGGACCGCCGCCTGCAGAGCATCCAGCCGGCTGTTGATGCCGATCGCCTCATGAACATAGCGCACCCTGCTCCCATGGACCCGCAACATGGCGATGGATTCGGCCAGTGCCCGGTCGTTCGTGGTCACCATGCCCGCATCGCCGAAGCCTCCCAGGTTCTTGGAAGGGAAGAAGCTGAAACAGGCGAGGTCCCCCAATACACCGGCACGTCGCCCGTTCCGTTCTGCGCCGATGGCCTGGCAGGCATCTTCAATCACGCCGATCTTGCGTCGGCGCGCAATCTCATTGATGGCGTCCATATCGGCGCATTGGCCGAAGAGATGCACGGGGATAATCGCCTTGGTCCGTCCGGTGATGGCACGCTCCAGGAGGTTCGGGTCCATATTGAAACTATCCGGGCGGATGTCGATGAACACCGGTTTGGCTCCCAACCGGGAGATGGCCCCCGCCGTCGCGAAGAACGTAAAGGGCACCGTCACCACTTCATCACCGGCTTTTACCCCCAGCGCCATCAAGGCCAGCAGGAGCGCGTCGCTTCCTGAGGCCACCCCGACTGCGTGGGAGCTGCCGATATAGGCCGCCACCGCCTGCTCCAGCGCCGCCACGCGCGGACCAAGGATAAAGCCTTGCTCGTCACAGGTGGCTTCGATCGCAGCCAGAATTTCGCCGCGCATCGATTGGTACTGGGCCTTCAGATCAAGCAACGGAATATTCATCGTTCCCCCCGTTCACCCTCGCGATCGATTCGTCTGCAATCCCATCACACCCTCGCTCGGACGCACGGCACGCAGGAGATGGGTATACAGAGACTGGTACTGCTTGACCGTCTCTTGAATCGTAAACTCCTCCGGAAAGGTTTCCGCACTTTCCCGGAGCTTGGAGCGATAGCCTTCGTCTTCCAGTATCCGGCAGACCTGCTCGGCCATGGCCTGCACATCACCGGCTGCGCAGAGTATCCCTTGCACCGGCTCCTTGATCGCTTCGGCGGCGCCGCCTACCCGCGTGGCCACGATCGGTAGCCGACCGGCTCTGGCCTCCAGGAGCACGCAGGGCAATCCTTCCCAATGGGATGTCAGGAGGAACAGGTCGAAGGCCTTCAGAAGGGACGCCACATCCCTCCGCCAACCCAGCAAGGTGACGCGTTCCCGAAGTCCATGCTCCTGCAACAATGCTTCGATCTGCGGCCGCAACTCTCCGTCGCCGACGAGGACGAACCTTGCCTCGGCGATACGTCGGCGCACGATCGAGGCGACACCGACGAAATCCTGAGGCGATTTTTGCGGCTTCAGACATGAAACCGTTCCCACCAGCAGATGCTTAGGCCCCACGCCCAGTAACGCCCGAAGACGGTCACGCTCCGCCGAATCAATTCTCGTGACAAACGGCGCCGGATCGATGCCGGGCCTCACCACCGAAACCTTCGACGCGGTGAAGAGCCCCCACGCTATTCCTTGACGGCGATCAGCCTGCGACACCGCAATCCAATGGGTGGTGACCAGGCCGACCATCCATTCAAGCGCGATCAACGTTTTTTTGAGCCAGGAGGGCTGCGCGGGGGTCACGCCGTATCCATGAATCGTATGCAAGACACAAGGGACACCTGCGAGCCAAGCCGCCAGCCGCCCTAGGATACCAGCTTTTGAACTATGGGTGTGCACAATCTTTGGACGCAGGCGCCGAAACGTGTCGACCAACTCCCACAGGGCGAGCAGGTCTTTCAACGGATGAATCTCGCGGATGAGCGTCGGAACGATGTGAACCTCCACCCCATCGAGCGCCCTTGCCTCCTCGGTCAACAGGCCTCCGGACCCTGCGATCAGAACCGGCCGGAAGCTTCTCCGGTCCAGACCGGACACCACCTGCATCGCCACTTCCTGGGCGCCGCCCAATTCCAGTTTCGTAATGACGTGACAGATCACCTGCATAGGATTCCCGTCGTCAGGCAGCCGCCCTCATCCGTAAACGCGCGGCCGTCTGCTGCCCCTGGGCAATCGCATCCTCCATCGAGGTATGCTCCCACAATCCATATCGCCCGATCGAAGAAATGCCGCGTCGCTCCAGTTCGGCCAGTAATTCTTGTACGGCCTTGCCGCGATGCCGATCGAACAGCACGTACGCATAATACAGGTCCTTCACATCCGCCATGACGAGATCATCCGAGCGACGCAGCACGCCGGCCTGTTCCAGCCCCCGCCGGACCAATTCGATGAGGGAAGCGTCCGATTGACGCTCAGTCGGTCGATGCGAGATTTCGACATAGAGGGAACTGCAGCCGAGGCGTCCCATGGCGGGGGAAAAATTCATGGGAAAACCCGCGCGATAGAAGGGATAGCGGTGCTCCGGAAAGTAGATCCAATGTTTGTCGGAGATCCGTTCGCGCGCGACGGCCAGATTCACGTTGGAAACGGAGACCCATCGCAGCGCCGTCGCCAGTTCACGCATCGATGCCGGCAGATCGACGCAACGGCGCACCAATTCAGGCAAGGGAATCGTCGAGACGACCCGTTCATATTCCTCCGTTCGTTCGCCCCGCGCACTGCGGAACAGCGCCCGCCGCCGGCCCGTCTCGATTTCCACCAGCTCGGAATCGTACGAGAGGTTCTCGACAGAGGAGAGAAACGCCTCCGGCAACACCTTGATGCCGCCGCTCGCAGGATAGAGGAACGAGGGGTTGTAGCCGAACGCCTTGTCCTTGATGCCGAGGGCGCCGCTGACGACGTCTTTCACATCCGGCTTCGGCACCAGCCAGGACACCCACTCGGAAGTCAGTTCTTCGAGAGGCACCTGCCAGAGCTTTTCATTGAAGGGCACCATGAAATGTTTCGCAATGCCCTCGCCGAGGCTGTCGAGGATCCATTGCTTGAACGAGCGGTTCTCAGCCGGCGGCTTGGACGAGGGATTCGACAGGGTCGCGATGAATCCCAACAAACATTCCCGGACGACCTCGGGCGGAAGCCCATGCGTATTCACTTGGAACGGATATTCCGTATAGGTGTCATGCGAAAAGACGTAGGACTTGCGCGCATGCCGCCGCAACTGAGCGGGAAGCAAACTTTCCACCAGCGCCTTGATGGCCGTTTGGCGGAAGTGAAGCAGGTGCCCGGTGTAGTCGAAGGTGAAGCCGTCCTTGACGTAGGAACGGCAGAGCCCGCCGACCTCCTGCTCGCGCTCCAGGATCTTATAGGGCAGCCCACGCAGATGGTAGGCCGCACTGAGCCCCGCCAATCCGGCTCCCACGATCAGGATCATATCGCGCCGCTCCGTCCTGCGGGGTGAGACGCCGCCTCACCGCTCAATGCCGCACTTCCGCCGGAGACATTCACGCGGGTCAACGCCACGGCGGCCGCGGCCAGGCACAACAAGGTGACGCCGCTCAAAACCACAGCGAGATCCTGACGGACCGCCATGACGAGGAGACCGACGGCGCCGAGCAGCGCGGCACCGAGATAACTGATCACGACGACTTGTGTGACGGAGAGCCCCCAGTGGCGGAGGCGAATCGCCATATGATCAGGGCTGCCGAGAAACACCGGTAACCCGCGCAAGAACCGGATGTACATGACGAACAGGGTGTCGAAGATCGGCATCCCCAGGATCATGACCGGAGTCAGGAGGGACACGGAATGGCCTTTCGTATATTTGCCGATCATGGACAAGGCCCCAAGCATCAAGCCGATGAACATCGCGCCTGAATCGCCCATGTAGATCGACGCCGGCCGCCAGTTGTAGCGAAGGAATCCCAGCAGACTGCCCATGAGCGCGGCCAACATGAAAGCGATAGCCTGATCCCCGTTCAAGATCGCCACCACACAGAGAAAGGCGGCGCTGATGAGGCCGACGCCGGCGGACAACCCGTCCATAATGTCCAAAAGGTTGAAGGCATTGATGATGCCGACCATCCAGAACACCGTGAGTGCGAGATCGACCCAGTCCGGGAGCGATGCGATCTCGATGCGGATGCCGCTCTTGATCAACACGAACACCGCCAGGAATTGCCCCGCCAATTTCGTCCCCGGCGACATGACGCCGAAATCATCGATCAACCCCAACATGACGATCAGCGTGCCGGCCAGCACGATGCCGAGCACGTCCTGCCGGAACTCAAATGTAAAGGCCAGACTCACGAGAAAGGAAAGATAGATGGCCAAGCCGCCCAGATAGGGGACCGGTTCGCGCTGATGTTTCAGCAGGCCATCCGGGCTATCGACGATGCCGAACTTCAACGCCGCGCGCCGCGCAATCGGCACGCCATAGAGCGACAGGAGCGCCGCAGCCATGAATGTAAGCGTGAGGAGGATCATCGAATGCCCGTCGAATGGCCGTGGCCTGAGAGGGCACTGTGGACAGGCCCTTCCGTCACATCGTCGCGTTCGCTCCGAGCAAACGTCCGGTACAGGTCAACAAGGCGAGGGCCCCAGACCGCCAAGGAATATCGTTCTTCCACCGTTCGGCGACCGGCCCGCCCGATTCTCATGCGCAAGTCAGGCTGACGGCAGAGGCGTTCGAGACTGTCGTACCACTCTTCCTCGGTGGAGGCGAGAAACCCGTTTTCACCGTTCGTAATGATGTCGCGGTTGACCCCGACAGGCGAGGCCACGGCCGGTAAGCCCACCGCGAGATACTGCAGCAGCTTGAGCCCGCACTTGCCCCGCGCCCATTCCGTATCCTCAAGCGGCATCACGCCGATCGTGGCATCCCGTACATCAGACACCTCCCGCCGCAAATTCCACGGCCGGAACTCGAGGTCCACACCGGGCATTTGCGGAGGCTGCGAACAGACCACGCGGAGTCTCACGTGGAATCGTGATTGCAGTGCACGGAGGGCCGGCGCCAACAGGTCCAGATAGGCCAAGTTGTAGGCCAATCCTATCCACACAATGGTGATCGGCTCGGACGAACGATCGGTCATACCGCCGAACCGGGATCGATCCGGAATGAATCGGTCTGTATCGACCACCGTCGGCACGACACAAACCCGAGACGAAAACTGTTTCGCATAGGAAGCAAGCCGTTCATTTCCCACGATGGTTCCCGTCGCCATCGACAACAGAACAGGCATTTTCTTTTCGTGCCCGTGCGTCAGATAAATCGCATCGTCCATCTCGACCACCATGCGATACCGGCACCAGCGCAGCAGCCGTTCAGCCAACGGAGGCGCATAAGGAAAGAGCTGCCCTTCGATCACGACAAGATCCCGCCCACCCAGCGTCAGCAACGTCCACAGCCGTCTCAGAAAACGGGCGAGCACATAGGGAACTTTGAGCAACGTCCGCAACGCGGGCCGGCGCACCTCAAGAATTGAGAAGTAGATCCCTCCAAACAGAGGATCCACACGACAGTCAATTCCTGCGGCTTGGAAATAAGGCAGGAATTGAAAGACGCGATAGCGACTGCTGGGACCGATGATCGAGCTTTTCGAGAAATACGTGACCGTCATCGCACGTGTTTCTTCACAGTTGCCTCAAAATCGCCGCCGGCGACACATTCCTGCCGAATAAACAAATAGTACCGGAGTTCACAGGGAAGGATAGGTTTTTCGATGTTTTGGACGATGGTGAAGGGAAGGTGAGGTTCCCCCGATGGGGAAGCTTACGTTTTGCAAAGAAAATTAAACCTGAATACTCCAATCTTCCCTTGAACACGTGAGCTGAGGATTGTAATACGGATCTCCTTGCTGAATACTTGCCCCCCACCGACTGATGAAGAATGCTGCATCTTCTCGAGAACGCCCTCCTTTTCTAGAGGCATTCTCATGATGAATCAACATCGCATCGGGGGTATAAATGATACGGTACCCTTCACAGATCAGACGCAGACATAGGTCGACATCGTTATATTCAACCTTCAATCGACACTCAAAACCTCCAATCTTAGAAAAGAGTCTCGCAGAGAGGAGCGTGCATGCACCTGTTACTGCACTACAATTTCGTGCAATATGAGGCAACCCATGGTAATGATCCACATCCCCACGAAGATGACGAAAGGCATGCCCCGCTATTCCCCTGATACCAAGGACAACTCCCGCATGTTGTATCCTACCTGTTGGGTAAAGCAGCTTTGCTCCAACTGCCCCAACACCAATTCGCTGCGCCTGAGCCACCATGACTGTAAGCCAGTCAGGAGAAATTACTTGAGTGTCGTCATTCAAAAACAAAAGAAACTCTCCCCGGGCTTTCGAAGCACCGTAATTATTAATCTGGGAAAAATTAAAAGGGCCGGGGAATCGATGAACCGACCACTTCCTAGAGAGCACTTTAAGGTATTCTTGTGCCTTCAAATCCCGACTCTCATTATCGACAATAATAATCTCATACGAGGGATACGTTGTTAATTTTTCGATGCTCTGGATGCACCGTTGCAGCATATCCCAACGGTCTCTCGTAGGAATAATAATAGAGACCAATGGCATACCCAAAGGATGAAATGTCACTTTGAACCTACCCGTTCCAACGCATAGCACATCTGCTCGTTCTCCTCGTCTGATTAAGGCGGCTCGGATGGATTTCATCTGAGCATGGTTCCTCGATTGGTCGGATTCGGAGGACGTTTCTAACGGTCTACGTATGGTCCGACAGTGACAGAGCACTTTAGGGATGCGACAGATTTTATTCGTCTCTTCCGTTGACCGCAGAACAAGATGGTACAGACCATCGTTCACGATATCTCCCCAATCTCCTCCGATACTCGAAAGAATTTGCTTCCGTATAATGTTGAAACGGCCGACATAATTCATCCCGATGAGAAGATCGGGGCTCCAACTCGGCTTGAAGAATGGATCTACAAACTCACCTTCTGCGCGAGCCGTATCTTCATCGCAGTAGAGAAAATCAAGATCTGAAGATTCCTGGAGCTGCATTGCCATAGAAAAAATCGCTTCTGGAGAAAGAAAACAATCCTCTGAAAGAAAACCTACAAACTCTCCCTGCACATGCTGGAGCACACAGGCAGCTCCTTGTTTCAGGATAGCAGCCGTCTTGAGTTGAATCCTGTGGTCTTTCACTGAATACGATCCCACCACACGTTCCAGCATACTCATGGGAGAAAACTCGCTGATCACTAATAATCTCCAATATGGGTATACCTGAGCGCGAATTGATTCGATGGTCTCTCGCAATCCTTTTTCATCAACACGACTCACCATGAGTATGACAGTAATAACCTGTGGAGCGATCAGCCGTTCTGCAATACTGCGCATGTGGTGCAGGCTTTCTGAGGAAGGGCTGTGGCGTTTCCGCCAAACCTTATATTCCTTATCCCGCTGATGAAGTGAAAATGGAAGCGCGGAAAGTTGTCCAGAGGCAAGGCTGAGAAGTTTAACAAGACCTTTTCTTAGGCATGTCCAGGCCCCTTCACTTTCAAAAATTCCCTTCACGCGCCCCAGAAACCAACGAATAGTCAACCGTTCGCTCTGAGAGGAATGAGAGGGATTTTCTAAATGTCTTTCATCGTTCACCGGATTCATCACGATTCTGGATTTTTCAGCATGCAGTCTAAGTTGAAGTTTTTGAGCAGAAATCTCCTCGCAGTAAGCACCTACAGCAATATTTACTATTCAGTTTCATTCGGTGTTCGGTTCCCATTCACAGCAGCTATTCCAGCCTCGTCTAATTCGTCTTTCTACTCGTTCACAAAAAGTTGCCTAAAAGGATAGGCCAGCTTCCTGATAAGACCCTTAAGCCTTGGGTAATGACTGAGCCAGAAACGCCACATCGTCGTTAACCGCCATCCATGGTAGCGAGCAATTGACCGGAGGTCGCCCCATATTGATCGTGGGATAACGGCATGAATTCCAGACGCCCCAAGAGCCTCAAAGCCCTGCACTGCAGAAAGTCCGTTCTTTGCTCGTAGTGTTGCCTCAAGGAATTGCCGCTTGAAATGCCTATCCGGCTCTAAGTGACAACCTTCTGCCCACTCATTCCAGGCATTAATAAACACAAATCGATCCTCACTCCGACGCGATTTCATGGTGCAGTCCAACGTTTTCGACAGCCAGTATTCGTAGTTATGTGGTGTTCCGTTCAGCACAATGAGAGCCCGCTCACGGGCACGAGCCGTATTGTCCCAGGACGGGAATACAGTCTTGAAGACATTTTGGTCGTGGTACTGACGAGCCAGATAGGACTGTGCGATATCCTGATAGTCTATAGCATTACCATAGAATTGGTCGTAGAACTCAATGCGGTCGTTAACGTTACGACAATGAAGATTGTGTGGAGGAAATTCAACACCGCTATCAAAGCCGAACTGGCAATATTTTTCATTGCCATGGGTAAGCGCGGCACAGATATGAATCTTTCCAATACCCACCTTCTCACAATACTCTCGCCACACCTGCACCGTCCGGCGAGGGTCCGGCAAATGCTGAGGTCGGTACACAATAAGGAACGGTGCTCCGTCGACCTTGATATAGCGTGGATCCAGAAAGAATGGGATCAGACTCTTAATAAAATTCAGGTCGTCATCGGGTAGATATTTTTGACTGATGAGAATCTGATGTTCAGCTGCGTCCCATCGTCTAGTCCAATTTTCATTTGCCCAGCAAAGACAAAACGGCATCTCACTTTCTCGATCGGATAACATCTCGTCGAGCGGTCGATTTAAGATACGCGTGCCAGAGAACCAATAATAGTGATAACAGAATCCGTCAATACCATACTGTTTGGCGAGCCGGATCTGCTCCTGGCGAGTTTCTCGCAGACGTAGATCATAGAAACCCAAATCTGTCGGCAGGTGAGGTTGATAATGCCCATTGAACAGCGGGGATGCCTTCGTCACATTGGTCCATTCCGTGAACCCTTTTCCCCACCAGCGATCATTTTCTGGAGTAGGGTGAAACTGAGTGAGAAAGAAGGCGATTAGTCGTACCCCGTCCAAGGCTCGTGAATATGAGGCATGAGACTCCAAGGTTGAAACAGAATGGTCCTCCTCGCCCGATAAATGCATCATATCGTTATTGATAGACATACTCTCAGTGGCTTCCATCTATACTGTCCAATGAAGGCGTCGTATTAACTTTTGTAACATCAAGCGGGCTTCTGGACTTATATGTTTACGAACCCATGCTCTAACGATACTCACGCATCTATTCCAAAACATGGTGCGTTGGATGGTACTACAGCCTCCTTTGGATCCTACCGCGAGTGACCATAGTGAAATTCTGTCGCCTTTGTATTCATTCGGTACGGCCTTCAGCACGACCTGATAGACCTCGCGAAAAGGATTAGTCGACAGAGCGAGCCGAACACTTTCCGGAATTCTCTCCCATCGTTCAGCAAATTCTGTTGCTTCGGGGGCACGTATCACGAATTCAGCATGAACAATCTTTAGCCCTGCCTGATCAAACAATGCCTGCATATTCTTAATGCCAAAAAACCGTATATGTGTCCTGTCCAATAATCCCCAATCTCGATAATCAAAATCCTCTTCCATTAAGCAGGCAACTATTGCAGAGTGCCCAACATGCGGAAGCGAGACAACTATACATCCCTGCTCGTTAACCAGCGGTTTCATCGCCTCGAGAACTGCCAAGGGATTGTACAGATGCTCCAGCACATCAGCTGCCAGTACAACATCAAACTTCCCTTCACTCCTGATGCGTTCAGACCAGG
Protein-coding regions in this window:
- a CDS encoding Undecaprenyl-phosphate alpha-N-acetylglucosaminyl 1-phosphate transferase, which codes for MILLTLTFMAAALLSLYGVPIARRAALKFGIVDSPDGLLKHQREPVPYLGGLAIYLSFLVSLAFTFEFRQDVLGIVLAGTLIVMLGLIDDFGVMSPGTKLAGQFLAVFVLIKSGIRIEIASLPDWVDLALTVFWMVGIINAFNLLDIMDGLSAGVGLISAAFLCVVAILNGDQAIAFMLAALMGSLLGFLRYNWRPASIYMGDSGAMFIGLMLGALSMIGKYTKGHSVSLLTPVMILGMPIFDTLFVMYIRFLRGLPVFLGSPDHMAIRLRHWGLSVTQVVVISYLGAALLGAVGLLVMAVRQDLAVVLSGVTLLCLAAAAVALTRVNVSGGSAALSGEAASHPAGRSGAI
- a CDS encoding Glycosyltransferase, encoding MEATESMSINNDMMHLSGEEDHSVSTLESHASYSRALDGVRLIAFFLTQFHPTPENDRWWGKGFTEWTNVTKASPLFNGHYQPHLPTDLGFYDLRLRETRQEQIRLAKQYGIDGFCYHYYWFSGTRILNRPLDEMLSDRESEMPFCLCWANENWTRRWDAAEHQILISQKYLPDDDLNFIKSLIPFFLDPRYIKVDGAPFLIVYRPQHLPDPRRTVQVWREYCEKVGIGKIHICAALTHGNEKYCQFGFDSGVEFPPHNLHCRNVNDRIEFYDQFYGNAIDYQDIAQSYLARQYHDQNVFKTVFPSWDNTARARERALIVLNGTPHNYEYWLSKTLDCTMKSRRSEDRFVFINAWNEWAEGCHLEPDRHFKRQFLEATLRAKNGLSAVQGFEALGASGIHAVIPRSIWGDLRSIARYHGWRLTTMWRFWLSHYPRLKGLIRKLAYPFRQLFVNE
- a CDS encoding Glycosyl transferase, group 1, giving the protein MTVTYFSKSSIIGPSSRYRVFQFLPYFQAAGIDCRVDPLFGGIYFSILEVRRPALRTLLKVPYVLARFLRRLWTLLTLGGRDLVVIEGQLFPYAPPLAERLLRWCRYRMVVEMDDAIYLTHGHEKKMPVLLSMATGTIVGNERLASYAKQFSSRVCVVPTVVDTDRFIPDRSRFGGMTDRSSEPITIVWIGLAYNLAYLDLLAPALRALQSRFHVRLRVVCSQPPQMPGVDLEFRPWNLRREVSDVRDATIGVMPLEDTEWARGKCGLKLLQYLAVGLPAVASPVGVNRDIITNGENGFLASTEEEWYDSLERLCRQPDLRMRIGRAGRRTVEERYSLAVWGPRLVDLYRTFARSERDDVTEGPVHSALSGHGHSTGIR
- a CDS encoding Aminotransferase, DegT/DnrJ/EryC1/StrS family, whose protein sequence is MNIPLLDLKAQYQSMRGEILAAIEATCDEQGFILGPRVAALEQAVAAYIGSSHAVGVASGSDALLLALMALGVKAGDEVVTVPFTFFATAGAISRLGAKPVFIDIRPDSFNMDPNLLERAITGRTKAIIPVHLFGQCADMDAINEIARRRKIGVIEDACQAIGAERNGRRAGVLGDLACFSFFPSKNLGGFGDAGMVTTNDRALAESIAMLRVHGSRVRYVHEAIGINSRLDALQAAVLSVKLKRLDQWAEGRRRNASRYAQLFTEAKLLERVTLPSVDAGNFHVFNQFTLRVRKRDELRTFLKDNGVGTEVYYPLPLHMQNCYRDLGYQKGAFPQSELAAEEVLSLPIYAELTDEQLQYVVQTIAAFYRKH
- a CDS encoding Glycosyl transferase, group 2 family, with translation MNPVNDERHLENPSHSSQSERLTIRWFLGRVKGIFESEGAWTCLRKGLVKLLSLASGQLSALPFSLHQRDKEYKVWRKRHSPSSESLHHMRSIAERLIAPQVITVILMVSRVDEKGLRETIESIRAQVYPYWRLLVISEFSPMSMLERVVGSYSVKDHRIQLKTAAILKQGAACVLQHVQGEFVGFLSEDCFLSPEAIFSMAMQLQESSDLDFLYCDEDTARAEGEFVDPFFKPSWSPDLLIGMNYVGRFNIIRKQILSSIGGDWGDIVNDGLYHLVLRSTEETNKICRIPKVLCHCRTIRRPLETSSESDQSRNHAQMKSIRAALIRRGERADVLCVGTGRFKVTFHPLGMPLVSIIIPTRDRWDMLQRCIQSIEKLTTYPSYEIIIVDNESRDLKAQEYLKVLSRKWSVHRFPGPFNFSQINNYGASKARGEFLLFLNDDTQVISPDWLTVMVAQAQRIGVGAVGAKLLYPTGRIQHAGVVLGIRGIAGHAFRHLRGDVDHYHGLPHIARNCSAVTGACTLLSARLFSKIGGFECRLKVEYNDVDLCLRLICEGYRIIYTPDAMLIHHENASRKGGRSREDAAFFISRWGASIQQGDPYYNPQLTCSREDWSIQV